Proteins encoded in a region of the Planococcus citri chromosome 1, ihPlaCitr1.1, whole genome shotgun sequence genome:
- the LOC135842070 gene encoding uncharacterized protein LOC135842070, whose protein sequence is MTQIRCEICFQFITNIGVQEEPYISTCGHFYHYQCYSRLLQSSKQQNKQHQYINKRAHPRCVAILSPADFSRFHTRIDPRIQHSELAQLREQNHQLNTMASNLSIENDMLRGQLAENLLNQSKLMKDYTALKSSISQHAFANWNQTAMGNTMGPPPGIPQQQPSMSRQNESIADCAPTGLHIPAPGTNDAAQKTRPQIDYDRNRFDISNHEDFGVRHNTEDHTRTVHHSRYTIGDRYECMDVMKRRSPPDDKKDDPPSKTSKTNKPCDREMEWQQNYDSFYPSRNNSSQQICR, encoded by the coding sequence ATGACGCAGATACGCTGTGAAATATGCTTCCAATTTATAACGAATATAGGAGTACAGGAAGAGCCCTACATTTCGACGTGCGGCCACTTTTATCACTACCAATGCTACAGCCGACTGTTGCAAAGCTCAAAGCAGCAAAACAAACAGCATCAGTACATCAACAAACGCGCCCATCCCCGTTGCGTAGCGATTCTATCCCCAGCCGATTTTTCAAGATTCCATACTCGAATTGATCCTCGAATACAACACAGCGAATTGGCCCAGTTACGAGAACAGAATCATCAACTCAACACGATGGCAAGTAACCTCAGCATTGAAAACGATATGCTTCGAGGACAATTAGCTGAAAATCTACTAAATCAGTCGAAGCTGATGAAGGACTACACGGCGCTGAAAAGCAGTATTTCCCAACACGCCTTCGCGAATTGGAATCAAACTGCAATGGGCAATACGATGGGTCCTCCGCCAGGTATTCCACAACAGCAACCATCAATGTCGCGTCAAAATGAATCGATCGCCGACTGCGCGCCGACGGGACTACACATTCCGGCACCCGGCACTAATGATGCAGCTCAAAAAACACGTCCTCAGATAGACTACGACCGGAACCGATTTGATATCTCCAATCACGAAGATTTTGGAGTAAGGCATAATACCGAAGATCATACCCGTACGGTTCACCATAGTCGATACACGATTGGCGACAGATACGAGTGCATGGATGTAATGAAACGAAGATCGCCACCGGATGATAAGAAAGATGACCCACCGAGCAAAACCtcaaaaacgaacaaaccttGCGACCGAGAAATGGAATGGCAACAAAACTACGATAGTTTCTACCCATCACGTAATAACAGTTCGCAGCAGATATGTAGATAG